A window from Gemmatimonadota bacterium encodes these proteins:
- a CDS encoding hydroxymethylbilane synthase yields MSEKRVIRVGCRGTEFCRAQTAIVLGRLAEEAGVQFEFSDFPGANGEDHPIQDALAAGMIDMHIRGARELPIRPVDGVELAACTTRVDPFDVLVSRDGDLLEDLQDATVVGVESARVAVQLGRFLGNLEIRQVEGTVDRLMQQLEAGEVSAFVVAAEDVETLRWEGMVAEVFTPEIILPAAGQGSFAVLVREGDAKTREVAALLDDETTRNIVLAERAFLRELDVRMSDPVAVHGEQGEDGLVLRGLLADTVSGAVMRDELEGELTEAEGLGIRLAKLFVGEGARDYLASYR; encoded by the coding sequence TTGAGCGAGAAACGAGTGATTCGTGTCGGATGCCGGGGGACGGAGTTCTGCCGTGCCCAGACCGCGATTGTCCTGGGTCGTCTTGCGGAAGAAGCCGGCGTGCAGTTTGAGTTCAGCGACTTCCCCGGTGCGAACGGGGAGGACCACCCCATTCAGGACGCCCTCGCGGCCGGGATGATCGACATGCACATTCGAGGCGCGCGGGAACTTCCCATCCGCCCGGTGGATGGTGTGGAGCTTGCGGCGTGTACGACTCGGGTGGACCCGTTCGATGTTCTTGTCTCCCGGGACGGGGACCTTCTGGAGGATCTGCAGGATGCCACAGTGGTGGGCGTGGAGTCCGCCCGCGTGGCGGTGCAGTTGGGCAGGTTTCTCGGGAATCTGGAGATCCGGCAGGTGGAGGGAACGGTGGATCGACTGATGCAGCAACTGGAGGCCGGAGAGGTCTCGGCCTTCGTCGTGGCCGCCGAGGATGTCGAGACGCTGCGCTGGGAAGGGATGGTTGCGGAAGTATTCACACCCGAGATCATTCTCCCCGCGGCGGGGCAGGGGAGCTTTGCCGTTCTTGTGCGCGAAGGAGACGCGAAGACCCGGGAGGTGGCCGCCCTTCTGGATGACGAGACCACACGGAACATCGTTCTGGCGGAACGGGCCTTCCTGCGTGAACTGGATGTGCGTATGTCGGACCCGGTGGCGGTTCATGGCGAACAGGGAGAGGACGGCCTTGTGTTGAGAGGGCTTCTGGCCGACACCGTGTCCGGGGCGGTCATGCGCGACGAACTCGAAGGGGAGCTTACCGAAGCAGAGGGACTGGGCATCCGGCTTGCGAAACTCTTCGTCGGGGAAGGCGCCCGGGACTACCTCGCCAGTTACCGGTGA
- a CDS encoding MraY family glycosyltransferase, whose translation MIPVFGALVGGLVGALLATPVARRVAIATDFLAYPSGRGVHERATPLLGGVAVVAGFLAGGLAGWALLGDPPGSRFLGFVVGALLVSTMGVVDDRVNLSWFPKLLGQVVAAVIFLASGGPGDAFFATPIWIVLSLIWIVGLTNAMNFLDNMDGVSPGITAVAALAFVFLGMSMGRPWIAIGAAALCGASIGFVRYNFSPASIFLGDGGSLFLGYALGCSGWIIAWGAETPAALLVPVLVLSYPVFDITLVSVTRYARGQSLTQGGRDHSSHRLCRILAGPRATALTIYGVCLLSCAVAVLLDALAFDPATVTLSAAVLFSYIGFGLFLCRRAPVPESASGEAPPATP comes from the coding sequence GTGATTCCGGTTTTCGGCGCACTGGTCGGAGGGCTGGTCGGGGCTCTTCTCGCGACGCCCGTTGCTCGCCGCGTGGCGATCGCGACCGATTTTCTGGCATATCCCTCCGGCCGTGGTGTTCACGAGCGTGCGACCCCACTCCTGGGAGGCGTCGCGGTCGTCGCCGGGTTCCTTGCGGGAGGACTCGCCGGATGGGCGCTCCTGGGCGATCCGCCGGGGAGCCGCTTTCTGGGATTCGTCGTGGGGGCGCTTCTCGTATCCACGATGGGTGTGGTGGATGATCGGGTGAATCTGTCCTGGTTTCCGAAGCTTCTGGGACAGGTGGTCGCCGCAGTGATCTTCCTTGCCAGCGGAGGCCCGGGCGACGCCTTCTTTGCCACGCCGATCTGGATTGTGCTGTCCCTCATCTGGATTGTCGGCCTCACGAACGCGATGAACTTCCTCGACAACATGGATGGTGTCTCCCCCGGGATCACCGCGGTCGCGGCACTTGCGTTTGTCTTTCTCGGCATGTCGATGGGAAGGCCGTGGATTGCGATCGGTGCGGCGGCCCTCTGTGGGGCGTCTATCGGGTTTGTGCGCTACAACTTCAGTCCCGCGTCGATTTTCCTCGGGGACGGGGGGAGCCTCTTTCTCGGGTATGCGCTGGGGTGTTCCGGATGGATTATTGCCTGGGGCGCGGAAACTCCGGCGGCCTTGCTTGTACCCGTTCTGGTTTTGTCGTATCCCGTGTTCGACATTACGCTGGTCAGCGTGACCCGATACGCGCGGGGGCAAAGCCTGACGCAGGGCGGCCGGGATCACTCCAGCCACCGTCTGTGCCGCATTCTCGCCGGGCCGCGCGCCACTGCGCTGACCATATACGGCGTGTGTCTCCTGTCCTGTGCCGTGGCTGTGCTTCTCGACGCGTTGGCCTTCGATCCGGCCACGGTGACGCTCTCCGCGGCGGTCCTGTTCTCCTACATCGGGTTCGGCTTGTTCTTGTGTCGTCGGGCTCCCGTTCCGGAGAGCGCCTCCGGGGAAGCCCCTCCGGCCACGCCTTGA
- a CDS encoding GDP-mannose 4,6-dehydratase, which produces MRVLVTGGAGFIGSHLVDLLVARGDQVVVLDDLSTGRLENLSQHEETGAVRTVVDTVLSADVLDELIRDSDLVVHLAAAVGVKYVIEHPLQSMRVNIRGTENVLESADRHETRVILFSTSEIYGKAAVVPFKEDSDRVLGSTTVQRWSYSTAKAVDEILALAYHRERDLPVQIVRCFNTCGPRQRGRYGMVVPRFVRAALAGDPISVHGDGQQSRCFGSVFDVVEGVVSLIDCDRAWGQIFNLGNDEEVTILQLAERVKKLTDSDSPIELIPYDQAFSAGFEDMRRRVPSLVKIGEYIGYRPTRSLDDILLGVIESFRGAESVAVL; this is translated from the coding sequence ATGCGCGTACTCGTCACCGGGGGAGCCGGCTTCATCGGCTCGCACCTGGTCGATCTTCTGGTGGCCCGTGGGGATCAGGTGGTCGTTCTGGACGATCTCTCCACCGGCCGCCTGGAGAACCTGTCTCAGCATGAAGAGACCGGCGCCGTCCGTACAGTCGTGGACACGGTGCTGAGCGCAGATGTTCTCGATGAACTGATTCGCGACTCCGACCTGGTCGTCCATCTGGCGGCGGCGGTAGGCGTGAAGTATGTCATCGAGCATCCGTTGCAGTCCATGCGGGTCAACATCCGGGGCACCGAGAATGTCCTGGAATCGGCGGACCGCCACGAGACCCGGGTGATCCTCTTCTCGACCTCGGAGATCTACGGAAAGGCCGCCGTCGTTCCCTTCAAGGAGGACTCCGACCGGGTCCTCGGGTCGACCACGGTTCAGCGCTGGAGTTACTCTACAGCCAAGGCGGTCGATGAGATTCTCGCACTGGCTTACCACCGCGAGCGAGACCTTCCCGTCCAGATCGTGCGTTGCTTCAACACCTGCGGTCCCCGGCAGCGCGGGCGTTATGGAATGGTTGTGCCGCGCTTTGTTCGTGCGGCCCTTGCCGGGGATCCCATCTCTGTTCACGGTGACGGACAGCAGTCCCGCTGTTTCGGTTCGGTCTTCGATGTTGTGGAGGGTGTGGTCTCTCTGATCGACTGCGACCGCGCATGGGGCCAGATTTTCAATCTGGGGAACGACGAAGAAGTGACCATCTTGCAGCTTGCCGAACGAGTGAAGAAACTCACGGACAGCGACTCACCCATCGAACTGATTCCCTACGACCAGGCGTTCTCCGCCGGATTCGAGGATATGCGTCGGCGCGTCCCCTCACTGGTGAAGATCGGCGAGTACATCGGGTACCGCCCGACGAGATCGCTGGACGACATACTGCTGGGAGTCATTGAATCGTTCCGGGGCGCAGAGTCCGTCGCGGTCCTCTGA